One window from the genome of Dioscorea cayenensis subsp. rotundata cultivar TDr96_F1 chromosome 3, TDr96_F1_v2_PseudoChromosome.rev07_lg8_w22 25.fasta, whole genome shotgun sequence encodes:
- the LOC120254400 gene encoding mitogen-activated protein kinase homolog MMK1-like produces the protein MHCTAIDLVEKMLTFNPSQRITVEDALAHPYFASLHDTSDEPVCMTPFSFDFEQHVITRDHVKELIYREALALNPEYQT, from the exons ATGCATTGCACAGCAATTGACCTTGTTGAGAAGATGTTGACATTCAATCCAAGCCAGAGAATAACTG TAGAAGATGCTCTCGCGCATCCTTACTTCGCATCCCTACATGACACAAGCGATGAGCCAGTATGCATGACGCCCTTCAGCTTCGACTTTGAACAGCATGTAATCACCAGGGACCATGTGAAGGAGCTAATTTACAGAGAGGCCCTTGCATTGAATCCTGAGTACCAGACCTAA
- the LOC120282733 gene encoding probable small nuclear ribonucleoprotein F yields the protein MATVPVNPKPFLNNLTGKSVIVKLKWGMEYKGYLVSVDSYMNLQLANSEEYIDGQFTGNLGEILIRCNNVLYLRGVPEDEDIEDAEAD from the exons ACTGTTCCTGTAAATCCAAAACCTTTCCTGAACAATTTGACTGGGAAGTCTGTGATTGTGAAACTGAAGTGGGGAATGGAATACAAAG gttaTCTAGTTTCTGTGGACTCCTACATGAACTTGCAG TTAGCCAATTCTGAAGAATACATTGATGGACAGTTCACTGGAAACCTCGGAGAAATACTGATTAG GTGTAACAATGTCCTGTACCTCCGCGGGGTACCAGAGGATGAAGACATTGAAGATGCTGAAGCGGATTGA